The following coding sequences lie in one Salvelinus fontinalis isolate EN_2023a chromosome 21, ASM2944872v1, whole genome shotgun sequence genomic window:
- the LOC129819105 gene encoding caspase-7-like, with protein sequence MVSRFLEMALWRRTKAGNEECNRAVLVAVSNFDHGVPLCRRPGAEKDAKRLHRTLTRLGYRVDIHTDLTSHEMYTLFKTESERPVKECFLAVLSSHGEEGCVFGADGRPVRLSHIFSCFNNSHMEGKTKMFFIQACRGGELDDGVTVETDSAGSDVTEDTLSQYLSIPMDTAVMYATTPGYGAFMHPLGAVFLQTLCILLEEEGGRALELTRLLTRLSHRVAFGFQAKGRLLGGKKEMPCFVSRLTREVFPFAERGKEGGANGLSATTLVNPEYNRPRKPSIS encoded by the exons ATGGTCTCTAGATTTTTGGAAATGGCGCTGTGGAGACGGACAAAGGCTGGCAATGAGGAGTGTAACCGCGCTGTCCTGGTCGCAGTGTCGAACTTTGACCACGGTGTACCACTGTGCAGGAGGCCGGGGGCAGAGAAAGACGCCAAAAGACTCCACCGTACACTGACCAGACTGGGATACAGAGTGGACATACACACTGACCTCACCTCTCATGAGATGTACACACTCTTcaagacag AGAGCGAGCGGCCGGTGAAGGAGTGTTTCCTGGCAGTGCTGTCGTCTCACGGGGAGGAGGGCTGTGTGTTCGGGGCGGACGGAAGGCCGGTTAGACTGTCCCACATCTTCTCCTGCTTCAACAACTCACACATGGAGGGAAAGACCAAAATGTTCTTTATCCAG GCGTGCCGTGGGGGTGAGCTGGATGATGGGGTGACAGTGGAGACGGATTCagcaggaagtgatgtcactgagGACACTCTGTCTCAGTACCTGTCCATCCCCATGGATACAGCGGTGATGTACGCCACCACGCCAGGTTACGGGGCCTTCATGCACCCTCTGGGGGCTGTCTTCCTCCAGACACTCTGCATCCTATTGGAGGAGGAAGGGGGCAGGGCCTTGGAGCTGACACGCCTCCTGACACGCCTCTCCCACCGTGTAGCCTTTGGCTTCCAGGCCAAAGGTCGTCTACTGGGGGGGAAGAAGGAAATGCCTTGCTTCGTATCGCGACTGACCAGAGAGGTGTTCCCATTCGCCGAGCGCGGGAAGGAGGGCGGGGCCAATGGGCTTTCTGCAACGACATTGGTCAACCCAGAGTACAACAGACCTCGCAAACCATCTATAAGCTAA